A single region of the Magnetococcus sp. PR-3 genome encodes:
- a CDS encoding cytochrome c, giving the protein MGLARRKTGLLGLALMVVLLLSGCAEKPLPLSPEEQAIRQASITRGGRLYDNWYEEKASVGPRTTHRLYPTQAQFQGSITWRCKECHGWDGYGRNGIYRGGPHYTFIQGVEDIDRMSDAQVKAKLRGGHRFNSLLLAKDETDLIRFMREGVVNMDRYIDRDDGRMRRGNVQQGAQRYQALCESCHGSNGIKGPIVPLGMVANREPWQTLHRILHGRPGIENKPAMFTYGVESAVDILAFLRTLPAQR; this is encoded by the coding sequence ATGGGACTGGCTAGAAGAAAAACGGGATTATTGGGACTGGCACTCATGGTGGTGCTGTTGCTGAGTGGTTGTGCGGAGAAGCCTCTACCACTGAGCCCCGAAGAGCAGGCCATACGACAAGCTTCTATCACCCGTGGTGGGCGTTTGTACGATAATTGGTATGAGGAAAAAGCTTCGGTAGGTCCTCGGACGACCCATCGTCTCTACCCCACGCAGGCTCAATTCCAAGGTAGTATTACTTGGCGCTGTAAAGAGTGCCATGGCTGGGATGGCTATGGCCGTAATGGTATTTACCGTGGGGGGCCTCACTACACCTTTATCCAAGGGGTTGAGGATATTGACCGCATGAGTGATGCCCAGGTAAAGGCTAAACTCCGGGGTGGTCACCGCTTTAATTCACTGCTACTGGCCAAAGATGAAACGGACCTTATCCGCTTTATGCGGGAAGGTGTGGTCAATATGGACCGCTATATTGACCGGGATGATGGTCGTATGCGCCGGGGTAATGTTCAGCAAGGGGCGCAGCGCTATCAGGCGTTGTGCGAAAGTTGCCATGGTAGCAACGGTATTAAAGGCCCCATCGTTCCGTTGGGTATGGTTGCCAATCGAGAGCCCTGGCAAACCCTGCATCGTATTCTCCATGGTCGTCCAGGTATTGAGAATAAACCCGCTATGTTTACCTATGGTGTGGAGAGTGCCGTTGATATTCTCGCCTTTTTACGCACCCTGCCAGCACAACGATAA
- the acuI gene encoding acrylyl-CoA reductase (NADPH), which translates to MSDTFKALVLRQEERKTVAAIEHLTNDDLPEGEVLVAIKHSSLNYKDGLAITGTGKIVRNFPHVPGIDLAGEVLECEGGTFKPGDAVVLTGWGVGERHWGGYAQRARLKAKWLTPLPDGFSTARAMAVGTAGFTAMLCVMALEESGLTPEAGPILVTGAAGGVGSVAVSLLAEAGFEVHAGSGRAELEPYLKELGAKEIVPRADLSRESRPLESEIWAGAVDTVGSQTLATLLSQMKYNGAVAACGLAGGMDLPTTVFPFILRNVRLQGIDSVYCPPSRRREAWQQLAKRLPLDLLDSLTTHISLEQATDAAQKIIDGNIQGRVVVDI; encoded by the coding sequence ATGTCAGATACCTTTAAGGCTCTGGTCTTACGTCAAGAAGAACGCAAAACCGTTGCAGCCATAGAGCACCTAACCAACGATGATCTACCTGAAGGTGAGGTGCTCGTTGCCATTAAGCATTCCAGCCTGAACTATAAAGATGGCTTGGCCATTACCGGGACCGGTAAAATTGTTCGCAATTTCCCCCATGTACCCGGCATTGATCTAGCCGGGGAAGTTCTTGAATGTGAGGGCGGCACCTTTAAGCCGGGTGATGCCGTGGTGCTCACCGGCTGGGGCGTTGGAGAACGTCATTGGGGCGGCTATGCCCAGCGCGCACGGCTGAAAGCCAAATGGCTAACCCCACTACCCGATGGATTCTCCACAGCCCGTGCCATGGCTGTTGGCACCGCAGGCTTTACCGCCATGCTGTGTGTGATGGCGCTGGAAGAGTCTGGTTTAACACCAGAGGCTGGCCCTATTTTAGTGACGGGTGCCGCAGGGGGTGTCGGTAGTGTGGCTGTTTCCCTCCTCGCCGAGGCAGGCTTTGAGGTACATGCCGGTTCAGGGCGGGCTGAGCTCGAACCTTACCTCAAAGAGTTAGGGGCCAAAGAGATTGTACCCAGAGCTGACCTGAGCCGTGAAAGCCGTCCGTTGGAGTCCGAAATCTGGGCGGGTGCGGTTGATACCGTCGGCAGCCAGACCCTAGCAACCCTCCTTAGCCAAATGAAATATAATGGCGCCGTGGCCGCCTGTGGTTTGGCCGGTGGCATGGATCTACCCACCACCGTGTTCCCCTTTATTTTACGCAATGTACGGTTGCAGGGGATCGACTCGGTCTACTGCCCCCCCTCACGGCGTCGTGAAGCGTGGCAACAACTGGCCAAACGTCTGCCCCTGGACCTACTGGACAGTTTAACCACCCATATCAGTTTGGAACAGGCCACCGATGCCGCGCAAAAAATTATCGATGGCAATATCCAGGGACGGGTGGTTGTGGATATTTAA
- a CDS encoding lytic transglycosylase domain-containing protein gives MMKMFPAPITPASWSRHTDGAGRAAPVGGDAEAFQQALQRASATTLRPAALNNTMVDYLSNMVRGSLKRHAPAVSTPLQQRPHMVDRAAASWIYQAVPNGGALPINPKHVNAAYMHQRVETHAAPGQVDRIAVREARMGTQGLAHHQGGGMADEQHRREAPRVTIGQNPAARMAEVVGGQRVAAQTVTTSKNIPYADLIQRAAVHSGVDERLLRAVIYVGSHFDPRAVSAEGAQGLMQMKPQVSTEMGVNDPFDAEQNVMAGSRYLKTLLDRYQGQRDLALAGMHWGVNQLERHPDAIPDRTADFIHKVAKLLDADESSQVMV, from the coding sequence ATGATGAAAATGTTCCCAGCACCTATTACCCCGGCCTCATGGTCGCGCCATACCGATGGTGCCGGCCGAGCTGCCCCTGTTGGTGGCGATGCCGAAGCGTTTCAACAGGCACTGCAACGGGCAAGTGCCACAACTTTGCGTCCTGCGGCGCTTAATAACACCATGGTGGACTACCTGTCCAATATGGTGCGTGGATCCCTGAAACGTCATGCGCCTGCGGTATCTACACCGTTACAGCAGCGTCCACATATGGTGGATCGTGCGGCGGCGAGTTGGATCTACCAAGCGGTACCCAATGGTGGGGCTCTACCCATTAACCCCAAGCATGTGAACGCCGCATATATGCACCAGCGGGTTGAGACACATGCTGCTCCGGGGCAGGTAGATCGTATTGCGGTACGTGAAGCACGTATGGGTACCCAGGGGCTTGCACACCATCAGGGCGGGGGCATGGCCGATGAACAGCACCGTCGTGAAGCACCCCGTGTCACCATTGGCCAAAACCCGGCAGCGCGTATGGCCGAAGTGGTGGGTGGTCAGCGTGTGGCGGCACAGACCGTTACAACCTCAAAAAATATTCCCTATGCCGACCTCATCCAACGGGCCGCTGTGCATAGTGGTGTCGATGAGCGCTTGTTGCGTGCCGTCATTTATGTAGGGTCCCATTTTGATCCCCGCGCGGTTTCTGCGGAAGGGGCGCAGGGGTTGATGCAGATGAAGCCTCAGGTTTCGACAGAGATGGGGGTTAATGACCCTTTTGATGCGGAACAGAATGTGATGGCTGGTAGCCGTTATCTGAAAACCTTACTGGATCGCTACCAGGGACAACGGGATCTAGCTTTGGCGGGTATGCACTGGGGGGTGAACCAGTTGGAGCGTCATCCTGATGCCATCCCCGACCGCACGGCTGATTTTATCCATAAGGTGGCCAAATTGTTGGATGCCGATGAAAGTTCACAGGTTATGGTCTGA
- a CDS encoding O-acetyl-ADP-ribose deacetylase, which translates to MGKIEIVTGDITRLSIDAVVNAANNALLGGMGVDGAIHRAGGPAILQACQALRERDYPDGLPTGEAVATTAGLLPAKWVIHTVGPVYDRDPDPAGQLAACYRNSLYCAQEVGAQSIAFPSISTGVYGYPKAAAAQIAIQTLRTTEIPMARRVLVAFSEADAQILQQILASLTSHTT; encoded by the coding sequence ATGGGTAAGATAGAGATCGTGACCGGGGACATCACCCGCTTGAGCATCGACGCTGTGGTCAATGCTGCGAATAATGCCTTGCTGGGGGGAATGGGTGTAGATGGTGCCATCCATCGAGCAGGTGGCCCTGCCATCCTACAGGCCTGTCAAGCATTGCGGGAAAGGGATTATCCAGACGGCCTGCCCACCGGTGAGGCGGTTGCCACCACCGCTGGGCTATTACCGGCCAAATGGGTTATTCATACGGTGGGGCCTGTCTATGACCGGGATCCGGACCCGGCTGGACAGCTGGCCGCCTGTTACCGTAACAGCCTATACTGCGCCCAAGAGGTAGGGGCGCAAAGTATCGCCTTTCCCAGTATCAGTACGGGGGTCTATGGCTACCCCAAGGCGGCCGCTGCACAGATCGCCATACAGACCCTACGCACCACAGAGATCCCCATGGCGCGCAGGGTATTGGTGGCGTTTAGTGAGGCAGATGCCCAGATTCTTCAACAGATCTTGGCATCGCTCACATCGCACACTACTTAG
- a CDS encoding 2-dehydropantoate 2-reductase, translating to MTKQNVTPTISSSPTVLVVGTGAIGGFYGARLAQAGAQVSVVCRSDYETVRDHGIMIHSFDQGEHHFVPHSVHREVEGFPETPDYMLITLKVLPQIDLPRIIAPKVGPHTTILLIQNGIEIEEAVYQAFPNNPMISSLAFVCVSRTQPGHIDHLCFGHLSMGHYPPKPVEPALEQLAQLFQNAHIDAKTTDNVVTARWRKLVWNAPFNSISVLGGGLTTRQIMDREPLKKLCRAVMAEVVELALAAGHPLDEDVIETNMAATEKMKPYRTSMLLDHEEGRQMEVEAILGNALKRAEKLGHHYPHLESFYALLSAIAHP from the coding sequence ATGACTAAACAAAATGTAACCCCAACCATTTCTTCATCCCCCACCGTACTGGTGGTAGGTACCGGTGCCATCGGCGGTTTTTATGGCGCTCGGCTGGCCCAAGCGGGTGCTCAAGTATCTGTCGTCTGTCGGTCCGATTATGAAACCGTACGTGATCACGGCATCATGATCCACAGTTTTGATCAGGGAGAACACCACTTCGTTCCCCACTCTGTGCATCGTGAGGTGGAAGGGTTTCCTGAAACGCCCGATTATATGCTTATCACCCTGAAAGTGCTGCCCCAAATCGACCTACCCCGTATCATTGCACCTAAAGTGGGTCCCCATACCACCATTTTACTCATCCAAAATGGTATTGAAATAGAAGAAGCCGTTTATCAAGCTTTTCCCAATAACCCCATGATCAGCAGCTTAGCTTTTGTTTGTGTGAGCCGAACCCAACCCGGACACATAGACCATCTCTGTTTTGGCCACCTAAGCATGGGACACTACCCCCCCAAACCGGTAGAACCTGCCCTAGAACAGCTGGCACAGCTGTTTCAAAACGCACATATTGATGCCAAAACCACCGACAATGTGGTCACCGCCCGGTGGCGCAAACTGGTATGGAACGCCCCTTTTAATAGCATTTCAGTGCTCGGCGGCGGTTTGACCACCCGGCAGATCATGGACCGTGAACCGTTAAAAAAGCTGTGTCGCGCTGTTATGGCAGAAGTGGTCGAGCTAGCCTTGGCTGCGGGCCACCCGCTGGATGAAGATGTGATTGAAACCAACATGGCCGCCACAGAGAAGATGAAACCCTATCGGACCAGTATGCTACTGGATCATGAAGAGGGTCGGCAGATGGAGGTGGAAGCTATTTTGGGTAATGCCCTTAAACGTGCTGAGAAGCTGGGCCACCACTACCCGCACTTAGAGAGCTTCTATGCCCTGTTGAGTGCGATTGCCCACCCCTAA